ATTTGAGTAATTAATTGGAAAATCCATTGTGTTCATGCTAGGGACCCGAGATGTCAGGGATTATTTTTGTATGCCTTTAGAAATATGTTCCCTAAGGTTAAACATTTGGTTTGTTTCAGttatcttattatttattttcaaatttgaTTCAAGTGAGTTATGTGATTCTTGAAATGCACCTGGAACCAATTCTTCTGTTGACGTTCACTGCCAGTGACGAGATTTATGGCCTGAAGTGAACATGGttgcatttttatattttaataaaagATATTCTCACACAAAAGGCGCTCTGTCAGCAGTGTATACAATAAAGTTTCAAAGTCTGCTAGCACTGAAGGCCATGCGACTTTGAATTTCATAACTgcactggagaaaaaaaagcaagtgaAGTGCTTGTTGAGGATCACATGAGGGTTCTGACGGTTCCCTGATGGTTGTTGTTGATGCGTGCTGCAGAGGCACATGGTTTGGAGCGAAAAGCATATGTTTCAGAAGTGAAATGTACACTGGCAAAACAAATCACTGATTCATGTGTTTTGATGAGGCCTCATTAGTGTGCCTGATGTGCGAAGCTCAGGCACACTATTACTGTTCGTCATGCTTGTTTTCTTCTACTTACTCTTCTTCCGTATGGAGTTACTCCTCTCACATTGTTTCCAGCACAAATGCGAAAAATCATGCAGCAATAGTGTGCAAGCGATGATATTATAAATGCCTCAATGTCAGTTCACGACAACTGCCTTTGCTCGACCATTGGCTACAGTGCATGGCCTCACGAGCCTCGACGACATAGCCGCTCCACGTTATCGCTTGTCTCCAGCAACATTGGTATCGGCGACATGCGACAGGCACACTCAAAATGTCTTGAAAAATTTTCTAGTTTTCCCTCTGATCTCAgtttcagacagaggagaacTCCACTGTCTGAAACTGAGATCAGATGGAAAACGAGGCCTCTTCAAAACACATAAGATTTATGTGTTTTGATGAGGCCTCGTTTTCCATCTGATCTCAgtttcagacagaggagaaatgCAGTTTGACAGAAATGTTGGTTTTGAGTGGGGAAATTGCCATTCTCAAAACTTCTCCAATGACCTTGGAGCGACATCAAGACATGGAGCGTTTAATGATTTAGCTCAGATTAATATCAACACAAAGCCATGAAGTTATTATAACCAGATTGAGTTGATGTGCTCAGTGAACTGGTAGCCAATAACCCCAGTCACTCGCAGCGGGAGGCAGATTGTGGGGGGTTGAGCAGCCAGCGGACAGCAGTGGCAGCGGGGGCGAAGAGCAGCTCTGAGACATGTGGAAAACTTGAAATGTGGAACAATGACTTTTACTGGGCCCTGAGTAAACAAACCCACATCAGATTGGACCCAGGTCCTCGTGCATGACTCATCGGCATCACCCACCTCTTCATAACCCCACATGGAGATTTTCAACAGTCCTCGCTACACCAGTGCTGATGAAGAGCACAACCAAGTCCTTCTCTCAACATTACACTTCCTGTCGCGTTCCAGGAATTCAGGAAGGGGGACATCAGTGAAAGGGGCCTTGGTGATGGGCTCCACATGACTGCCAACCGATGAGAAAGGATCCAAAGAACCCTCACTCTAGCTCACTTCTGAAGCACACTTCGGGTCACTTTCCAGGATACTATATCCTGGAAGGGAAACCCTGTATTGCTCTTGAGACAAACAGTCTCACCACAAGGTTCATCGTGGTAGTTCTCGAGCTTTTTATCTTCTCACATGATCTCCCTCAGCAGACCATCACAGTTTGCCCAGTTGTCGTGGAATTGTATATGTTCACATTTCCGTTAGgactaaaaacattaaaagttcattcttgaccttggaaacagaaAATTGAGAAACTTTCAGTCTCATCTTTGAAGACAGCATAGACAAGAAGTCCTTAAAAAGTTAAGCAGAACAATTTACATTTGACTTCTTGGTTTTAGCCATCGTCGACATGTAGTTTTTCAGCTAAACAGCTGGAATACGCCAAAGCAACACACTGATTAGATACACCCCttaatgtttgcattttcaaacagcatACTTCACTTTTACAAGAGAAAAGACTGTGAGGATGAGGAGTAAGCAACGCAGAACACAATCTATAACGCTGAAAAGGCTGCTGTCACTTCTCTGAAATACTAGAATTTTGGATGTCCCAGTCTTAAACAGGTATCTTTGTAACATAAACTGTTACCCCATACTGAAGTTAGCTAATTGCGCCCTTTGCCATGTAGTTCAAGGTTACTACAGTGGgcagtaagctagttagctatAACACGCTAACAGCCGCAGCTGATAAACACACTTCATACAACTCTGCTCTTGTGCTTTCATAAAAAGGCTGAAAATATACCCCACCCTCCAAACAAATGCTGAGTATCTCTTTTGCTACAGCCCCATGAATACCACTACGGTTGCTGAGCTACGATCGGACAGTCGCAAAACAGCCAATGCCATGAGCAACTCCATCTGCTGGAGAAGACCATGAGCAATGATCGAAAGCTCCAGGACAGCTTCCAGCAGGCCGTGTGCTGCGCTTGTTTTTGTCCGCTGCTGTTTCTGAACTTTTAATCTCCACTACATTACTTTTGTCCTCACATGAGACGACAATATGAATTATGTGCATGGTTGAAGTGTAAAGTttatacatgtgtgtctgtgggtgtatGATGCTAAAATAACAGACAATAGTTTGATCTTTGCCACAGAGCGGAGGGTGTTGAACTGTTGTGTTCCCATAAAATCTCTTTTATAGCTGAATGAGGCGGATGTTATTTTGAGCTTTCAAATCTTTTTAATCCCAGCTGACAGAACTGTTTTCATTAATACAAGCAGACATGTGTGCTCGTGTATCTGGTAGAATTTATGAACATGTTTTGGTGTATAAATCTTAGGGCCGAGAAAAGCCCATCTGGTACTGTTATAATGAGAATaacaatcaaatgaaaatagaaaaacttACTTGAAATACTTCCAAACACTAAAGATTACAAGAGACTGAGTTGACAGTTCCACCTCAGACATGAGTGTTTGGACGGGGACAGAGTGGAGGACCGGGCCGGGCACTGCCCCCCTCAGTGGGTAAACTCTACACACTGCAGCCATTCAGTTGGCCGGCTCACTGGATAAAGTTAGGATTGTTTGTCAGCGGGCTGTAATGCCAGGAATGCTCAGTGCTGGCTCCCCCCGTGTGTGCAAGCGCCTCTCACACTTTATTTTGCCTCTCCGGCAGCAGtttggaccccccccccccccccccccacgctCCCCGTCCACAtccaccacccccaccctctgCCTCCCACCGCCCCAGTAGAGACTGTCCTATCTATACTCTGCATTGGCATTTTCTGGTGTGTTCCATCCAGTCACCCTGACATCATTTTCTAAATGAGCAGACACAcgaacatgaacacacacacacattggtcCGGTGATTCACAGTCAAACCAGGGTCCAGCTGCATCTCAATCCTGCTCATTGCTCACATCTAAGTCTGCTGTTTGGGGTTTTCTACAGAGATTAATAATGTTTCATCTTAtcttgaaagaagaaaaacagacatcttTTTTACATGATCATTTATTGCCCATTTGCATCTCATTTACACAGGAAGTCCGTTAAAGTttaagaagattgataccagCTAAAAATGAAGCTAGAGCCAGTACTCGattatcatatcttattttagattattttaaCATAGTAGTGGAATCAGTGGAAAAGCTGGTCAGGCTCTCTCTTAAGTTCTGAAATGTGACAACAAACACTTCTAAAGCTTAAAttagaaatgcaaaaatgacaagctgtggttttactgCAATATATGTGCTGTAACATTATTAAAGTGAACAATTCTTTAAGAGATCAGTGGTGAAGCAAATATTCAGatgcttcagtaaaagtacaacataGCAGTGTCACAGTATACCAAATACGTTGTCACAACTAAACATtattttctagttattttaCTGTTTCATAGTTCATCTTCTGTTGCACCTGTTGGAGCAGGACAACTTCCCTTGTTTTCAGTCGTATCACTACATAGAGTTTGGTGACATCATGTAAAAGCCAGCGTAGCTCCACCCAGCTTACATCCGACTAGAGGGCTAGTCAGccagagtgaaaacacctgtgtgagtgtgcagtgCATTTAATCTGCAGAGTAACGAGGAAGTGTAGTATAGCTTTCAGACATATGTAGCAGAGTGAAAAGTTCAGTGCTCCCTTTAAAATGAtgtgaagtagaagtataaaattACATAACATGGAAATCCAAGTTAGGTACAAAACTGCAGCTAAGTACAATACTTGAATCATTTCACCACTGGTTGGTGTACATGTAAAAAGGCTATATTGTTTGGGGGGGTTGTTCACCAGCGAAACAAACCAGATCTGTTCCATGGACTGTCTGTCCCTTTACTCTGTGGAAGAAAGCTTTAGTACATCCAGTCCAAAAAGAATTTATTACCTTGTTGCTGTccagattttcatgttttcattactttccaGGGAAAACCTTGCATCTCCCAAGgtttcatgttttcagataAATTTCTAAAAGAGTTCAATCTTTTCTGTGagataagattttttttttccaacgTCTTACGCTCATAATCCCTGCGAAACCAATTGTACGTCAGAAATTCCAAAAACATTTTGGAGATATGGGGATTTCACCCGACAACAGCACCTCATGACTTACAGTGCTATTATTCAAAACTGCTTATTTTAAAGCATGGGCTTCGTCTTTATAGCACACCAGGGGATAGCTATGCCACAGCCGTTCCGAGTGTTCCCTCTCATGAAGAACTTGTGATGAACTTGTGGACGTTTCTCAGAGCCGTGCCCCGTCGTCACAGCAACGCACGGACGACGATCCACacatctcctccagctgaagctGCGCTGTCAGCTTGCTCCAATCATGCAGTTCAACTAAAACATGTGTTTCCCCTTTGCACCCTCAGGATGATGTCACATCCACAGAGTCATGTGCTCCCCAAGTACAGCTTAATTTAAAACATCTCCATTTCCTGACTCAGGACAGTGTGATCCCGACTGAGTCTTAAAAGTTCGCCTCGCACCGGGGGGAGTGAGCATGGAGAGAAAGTAAGGCACAGAGTGAGAAACTCCCCATGGATAATGGGTAAGTGGGACATTATAATCGCTCCCTTGGGTGAATAAACCCTTTTTCAGGAGAGGTAATAGCACAGATACCAGACCAGGGTGAGTTTGATTTGTGTTGTGGCAAGAAATTGTGAAATCTCTGTCATTACTGTGTCTCAGTCCTGTCATCACCCTCCTTTCACAGAGACGTGTGCACAGAACCTCAgcccacacacatgctctccAAATTAAAGCCCAAATTAAATGTCTCAGAAATCTCACACTATTATCCCCGGGATAAAATCTGCCTCTGACATCTAGACATGGTACTTGATGAAAAATCGTTATCAAGCTactactttgtttttctgctcaatCCATCAGCAGTGAAGTGTAGCATTTCTTTATTTAGCCGGATGTTTTTTGATGTGATAAGCGCAATAAGTCAAGGTTCCAGCGGGAGGCCGATGACAGTGAAGCCATCTTGCCTGTCTTATGTGCACCAGTCCTAAGAATAAATATTGACCTAATGACCATGTTATGCTTCCGCCCAATTTATAGGCAAACATTATGAGAAAGCTATGAGAACACACCCTGGGATGGTCTCTGTACCTTCTGCCAAACGCTCACGGCTGCTTggaaaacgcacacacacagcacaaaaggAACAGTTTACCATCAGCACAAAACACTTCAACGTTGTGCCAAAACAAGCAGAGCCAGAGATCATGACGGATTACCAGGATGTTAGATTAAAAACGGCTCTATCGGAAGAGGCCTTGAACCAGCTAGAGAACATTTCCAGCATGTTTACTGCTTAAGTGTGTCCAAAATAACCCTTCAGCTCATAACATCTCAGTGTTCTCCAAACACTTTTTAGCTTTTGTTGAAGCAACATGGTGTTAATTTATGTAGCAGAAGAAAGGATAATCATGTTCAGGGATAACCGCCTGAGAAGACAATGAGTAAGGGGTAATGGATCATAGTTCAGCACTGAAAGTTTCCAGAAACACTTTGTCTCAGTGGAGGCAGCTAAGTTGGAAAAGCTCATCAGGATACGTGCTGTCATTTAGTTAATTGGTAAAAATGGCTGCAACAAGCAGCATGCAGAGGTCCTGACCCTGAACACGTATGTGGCATCATGTAGTTTATCACTATCTGAAAAGGTTTCACGTTGGCACCAATGAACTATCCAATCCATCTGCTACTAATTACACTCAAAGACTTCCATATATAGAAGAGGACTGCATCATCTCTACTTGAGCAGTTGCTCTGTTGTAAAGAAGCCCCTGAACCATCCTCAAGCACTGACTAACGTTGTAGCTGAGAGAGATGCTTAAACCTTATGTGCTTTTGTGCAAGCAGAGGCCGAGTTGTTCCAAAAGCCTCAGCTTCACTGCTTGTCACTTGATTTTAGCACAGGCCGTGTAATACTCCCCGTGGCAAGTCAACTAATCTTCATATGTAAAATTGatggagtgcccctttaattGCTAAATTGATAAGATATGCAACAATGCAGAACAGCTCCAGAGGGTCCTTCATTATTAGCTAAATGTTGTACCCCTGTCCTGTAGAACAGGgtgaaaatgcagtttttagcTTAACATAAAGAAGCAACTTTCCAGCATAGGGAGCTGGTTGAACTGGACTTAATGGTAACTTGGCGATGAGAGGGCACATACATATTGCAGAGGATGGGGAGTCAGGAAGGGGCCAACAGCAAGTCTTCCCCGGGTTCCCCTAACAGGTTAATTCGACCATGTGTGCAAGAGAATATGATGAAGTGCAAATGGAAACATCAACAGGCTTACGTTACTTTATACTGGCTCCACTACTCTGCCTGCTCCCAGTAAACTGACACTGTGACCACCACCAGTAACCCTGCATTTAACAGATTTATGCAAAGATAAGGCTGCGTATATATAGTCTTCAATTATACCGCATCTCTAATGCGGCCTTCCAACGCCTGACTTAAAAATTCAGTTAGAGTTTCATGTGGAGAATTAATGAATGGGTGTGATGCACATATGGCAAAATAAAGCCTGAATCCAAATGTCCACCCTCTGGACTGAGCCCCGTACTGTGATGGGTTCACCGTCATCACATCATGAAGTCTGCACCCCAAGCGGGCTCACTGGAAGTCTGCAGAAAGTCCACTTGAGGCCCCTTGTGGAGCGGATGAATTGCGGCTTTGGACAGCCCTCAACACTCTCAGGCTTCCTGTGAATGCAAAGCCTGCGAGTCTACAAGAGCATTGAAGTCCAGACACTCTGATTCAGCCGAGGCTTTTGTTCTCAGCTTGCACAGTGGACGTAAATATTGGCCCAAACTTGACTCGCAAGACTTGTGACGATCCAAAGCTAATAATCTATATGAGCTGTGTCGTTTCCACCATCTCTGCCTTTTGACAAACTTTTCTAGCTGCAGTATGCTTGTTAAGATTTTTGATTCTGACTCAGACAAAATGACGCGGATATGGTATCAGTCAAGCAAACAGGGCTGGGTTTCCAGTGGTAACATGGGTGGGAGAACAGGCCAGCCTTTGTTAAAAAGCTTTGGTAtcactgaggagagagaagccATTGTGCTTTAGAAAAGCCTCCTTATAGTTCATGTCCTCAGATTGTAATGGATCCCCGGCCTTGGTTTAACAAATGCAACTCACTCCAGACGACAGTATATGCATTTCAATGGCTTATCAAGTATAGACAAACAACCTCCCATCTATCGCATGCATCCATGGCAAAATAGTACAAAAGTCTGAGCCATAACAAATCCCAAGGTCAATGAAAACCTGCTGTTTATGATGGCCATGTGAGAATATACAACCTGACTGTGTGAATGGCTAAGAAGTCTCAGGTAATGACCACTTTAAACTAACTGCAGCCCTTAAAACCGAAGATTAAAATGTCAACAATCATTATAGGCCaaggttaaaataaaataaccacGATACAAAAAAACGGtagtttttttcctttttttaatctcacaaAAATGAATGCTTCTGTTCCTGAAAAGAGAGACGAAATAATctagaaaacactgaatgcacAGCTCTCACTTTACAGATGTTTTTAGAACATTTCATGGTTCATTTTAGGCACTTGGAATCATAACAACATTCCCTTTCTGAACAACAAATACATCTTTGGTCCGgtatgtaattttaaaaaaataaagccagaGTATGAAAATAGCTCCAGCTTCAAAGTCTGCTTTCtcaaaaatgcttctttttttttttggacatatATAAAGCTTCACAGAGACTTTTCTTTAATACTTAAACAAGGTATTATCGCTACATCTCAGAAATGACCAGCAATCTTACAGATGTTTTgcaagacaaaacaagtgaGAAAATTTTACGTGTCGGCTCAATCAGATGTACAGCAGTACAGGATTGTTTAAGTCAAGTCACATTTGGCAAAcatgagtttcttttttttttttcttttttttgtgttttcagtccaCTTCCGTTGAAAGCTACAGAGTGATGGAGATGAGTCCACCTCTGCCCTTCTCACAGCCGGTTCAGCTACAGGGCAGCCACGTCTGATATGAATTAGCGCACGGTGAAACTTGCGGCGGCTGCACATGTGCGATATAGTAATTACTGAAGTTGATGTCTTGCACGTACGGAGCTGGCTGGTAGTAACACGTGACGTTCGTCACAGTGGGGATGGCGTTCTGTTCAGCCAGCACCTTCAGCGCCAGCATGGAGATGAGGCTGAGCGTCTGGCGCCGCTCGTGGCCCATCAGACACACGGTGCTCTCGTTCACTACTTGGTGCAGAGTCATCAGGCACTCGTACCGTTTGTGCTCCATCCCAGCAAAGTGGTTTTGCAGGTAGGCCTccagtttcctctgctgctctcctaTGTCAGAGAAGTCAATGAAGAAGCGTGAGCACATGTAGCGCTGCATCTGCTTCATGTCCGCCTCCGAAGAGGGTCTGAACCCCCgcaccagcaggtggcagtacTTCAACAAGCCGCCCCCTCTGATTTCTTCCGGGCTGCGCGTAGCTATGGTCCTCTGACAGAGGTGGTCCATGGCCTCCTTGAAGTCCCCGTACACACTCTCCCCGATCACAGTGGGGTGAAAGCTCTCAGACATGGGCGTCTCTGAGCAGCGGTCAAATAAGAGCAGAGAATCAAGGCAAATCTGGAAGGAGTCCACGCTGAATTCAAACTGCCGCCGTAAAGAGTCCACAAATTTTAGCTCCACATTCTTGCCCGTGTTGTTGGACAGCGAGATGAGGCTCCAGCGGTCCGTGTCATTACAGACTTTCACCAGTTTCTGTACATAGGCCTCTTTGAGGGTTAGTGCTGTGATGCGCTCCTTAGAGACCCCGGCTGGCAAGAAGTCAAAGAGGCAGTCCAGCACGACATCCTTCACCAGACGGAAGGCCTGATCATCTTTCAGCGACACGCCAAAGATCAGGTCCAGGTCCTTATAGCCCAGTCCAGTGTCCTGATGGAGCACATGGCTGGCAGCCGAGCCATTCAGCCTCACATccttaacacacacacccctctccTCCAGTCTCGCCCGCACCACCTGGAcagggaagagacagagacaaagcatGTTAATGATATACATGAATTCACACAGGTTTgagttaaaaaaatgaaaataagatgcTCTCTTAGTTTCAGGAATGATGAAAGAAACTAAATATTCTCCACATGAGCCCAGTGGAAATCAATAGTTTGTAAAGGCAGGATCAATACCACCGCTCACAAAAGTCCATTTCATCACCATCAGCTTCACTCTCAATGAAACCTAAAGAGGCcaaacaaagagcagcagagctggttAGTCTGTGCCCCAGGTCCATCTCCCTCGTCTCATCTTTTCACAGACAGTGATAAGATTTATAATCCTGAACTGcggctgagagagagagtgaacagcagaacaggacCAGTGTGTCCaccaataacaacaacaacaacaaaagagaaaaaaaactcttgcTTTAGGCTAAAAGTCACAACCTCGGGTCATTAAGGGTCAGCAGCGTTCCCCTTCCTCTGACCCAGTGACCCGTAAGATGTTTAAACGGAGGCGTCTCGCCTCAGTGCGGCCACATTGGCAGAGGATGATCCACAGCTGGACGGGTTATGCCACCATCACTACCAGCCTTTCCCCTGGAGGGAAACCATAGACCATTTGTGCCATAAAAACGTTCTGTTCTCAAGACATTTGGAAGAGATCAAAGTTCTCAGTGGAAACTCATGACACATCAACAACTAGCTGCAGCCTCCTCGCTATATCTGGCAAGCCGTTCGAGAAGTTTGTCATATTCGTTCAGTGTACACAAAGCGGGCATGCTTAATGCTAAAGCTGACGCATGTAGCAGACTGTAACTGCAACAAATAAGACAAGCGTTTCCACTGAGCAAATAATAGCCGCGTACCATTCAAACAGTAAAGCCTGCAGTTCAAATTAGTtgtcacacactcgcacacaatCCTGAATCTCCCTACTGGCTCTGACCTGTCAGATTAGTATCTGTTAACTCTCTCTCCCATGGTGATCAGATAACAGGCCGGCTCTATTTATACACACTGGGTCAGGCTCGAGACAAACAAATAAGAGTTGCTCTAGCACAAGAATACTAGAGCAATAAAATCATAATAGCATTACTTGGCAGTAATGTCACTGCTATCATTCAAAAAGCAGCGCTGATTGGGTTCAAATTCCAATCAGAAGCTGGAATATTGTGGTTTTTTGTCCTTGAGTGGTCGTCCCGATATGTCAGAGCAGTCAGAGCCAAATTCAGGATCAGGCTGACACTTAACACCTCTCCTTCTGCGCATACTTGAATACAGGTGAGTGGTTAAGACCCCCTGCTCCCTGAAAGGAGTGAAAGGAGTTGTGTCATATAGAGGCTCACTCAGAGGAGGATGTTGTTATCTCACAGTCACAGCTTTAAATCTGGACTCTAGAGCTTCATGATGCTGCAGGACAAAGGTTGCCACTCTCAGTCGTCCAATGTATAACCCAAGAGGGACAATTACATCATCAAAACCAATTAAATACATGTTTCGGCATGTCGTGACAGGAGATTTAGTGCTGATCAATGTTCAGCCGACCACTAAATGCATCTATGTGGCAGATGGCAGATTCTAGCTAAATAAAATTATATGGGGTTTCCACAAATCCAGGGGAAACAAGAGTCCCCACATTTGGGGCTCAAACCTGTATTTAAGCCTCCTGCACGCTCAATGGAGCATTCATCTTTCCACGACCGCAACCATGAAGCTCAGGGATTCACAGGCTTGTTGAGCTCATCTTGAATATGTCAATGTGTAAatgaaatggaacaaaaaaaaaaaaaaaaaaggattacaCAACTGATCATCTGACTTGACTTTGATTATATGCTCATTTTTAAATTCTGTCATGGGCTTTACATTGAGACACCACATGAGAGGTGAAATGTGATCCAGCCGCAGTGGATAAGAAGCTggaaatgtatgtatgtttcaTACATTTTAAGTCAAACCAGAGGGGTTGGAGCAGCAGTATATCCCTCACTATGCTTCTCCTAGTCTGCTGTCCGAGTGTGAAAATGACGTGCACTCAGACAAACCCAAATTAAGACTACCCTTTCCTGTTGGCCGAGAGGAAAAGAGTCATAAGAGGAGTCAtggtgtgcatgcacatatttCTGAGTGAATAATCTCTAAAGGAATACATAGCAGTCCTGGGAAGAAATCAGAACAAGTCAAAATGTAAGATTTCCCCAAAATTAGGAAACGTATGATGTGTCACAGAAATAAGGAAGACAGACAAACCCTCCTAAGTTTTATCCTGGTTTG
Above is a window of Chelmon rostratus isolate fCheRos1 chromosome 8, fCheRos1.pri, whole genome shotgun sequence DNA encoding:
- the tent5ba gene encoding terminal nucleotidyltransferase 5ba, giving the protein MSCGDQSRRFCVLSWDQVQRLDSILGEAVPIHGRGNFPTLSVQPRQIVQVVRARLEERGVCVKDVRLNGSAASHVLHQDTGLGYKDLDLIFGVSLKDDQAFRLVKDVVLDCLFDFLPAGVSKERITALTLKEAYVQKLVKVCNDTDRWSLISLSNNTGKNVELKFVDSLRRQFEFSVDSFQICLDSLLLFDRCSETPMSESFHPTVIGESVYGDFKEAMDHLCQRTIATRSPEEIRGGGLLKYCHLLVRGFRPSSEADMKQMQRYMCSRFFIDFSDIGEQQRKLEAYLQNHFAGMEHKRYECLMTLHQVVNESTVCLMGHERRQTLSLISMLALKVLAEQNAIPTVTNVTCYYQPAPYVQDINFSNYYIAHVQPPQVSPCANSYQTWLPCS